From the Ornithinimicrobium humiphilum genome, one window contains:
- the rpsR gene encoding 30S ribosomal protein S18, with the protein MAKPVVRKPKKKANPLKSAKIESIDYKDTALLRKFISDRGKIRARRVTGVSVQEQRRIANAVKNAREMALLPYSSSAR; encoded by the coding sequence ATGGCCAAGCCCGTTGTGCGTAAGCCCAAGAAGAAGGCGAACCCGCTCAAGTCCGCGAAGATCGAGTCGATCGACTACAAGGACACCGCGCTGCTTCGCAAGTTCATCTCCGACCGCGGCAAGATCCGCGCGCGTCGCGTCACCGGCGTCTCCGTCCAGGAGCAGCGCCGCATCGCCAACGCGGTGAAGAACGCCCGCGAGATGGCGCTGCTGCCCTACAGCAGCTCCGCCCGCTGA
- the rplI gene encoding 50S ribosomal protein L9, protein MKLILTQPVSGLGTPGDVVDVKDGYARNFLLPRKVATPWTKGGQKQVDSITAARSKRALKSAEEASAAKGRLEGTTITVAARAGQGGRLFGAVTPAEIAEAIVAAGGPQVDKRQIEVPAPIRTLGDHAVHVRLHEGVSADLTVTVTAA, encoded by the coding sequence ATGAAGCTCATTCTGACCCAGCCCGTGTCCGGCCTGGGCACCCCCGGCGACGTCGTGGACGTCAAGGACGGCTACGCCCGTAACTTCCTGCTGCCCCGCAAGGTCGCGACCCCGTGGACCAAGGGTGGCCAGAAGCAGGTCGACTCCATCACCGCGGCGCGCTCCAAGCGTGCGCTGAAGTCGGCCGAGGAGGCCTCGGCCGCCAAGGGTCGCCTGGAGGGCACCACCATCACCGTCGCGGCCCGTGCGGGCCAGGGCGGTCGTCTGTTCGGCGCCGTCACCCCGGCCGAGATCGCCGAGGCGATCGTGGCCGCCGGCGGCCCGCAGGTCGACAAGCGCCAGATCGAGGTCCCGGCCCCGATCCGCACGCTCGGCGACCACGCCGTCCACGTGCGCCTGCACGAGGGCGTCTCCGCGGACCTGACGGTCACCGTCACCGCTGCCTGA
- a CDS encoding Na+/H+ antiporter subunit A has protein sequence MIVALLVLHLGAAIVAPTLVRRFGSRAFAPVALAPAATAVWAATQLGAARDGEGYTERFAWVPDLGMDLVFRMDVLAWVLTLVVSGVGALVLLYCAHYVDSDGENNVALLAASLVGFAGAMLGLVTSDNLLLLYVFWEITTVLSYLLIGYLSTSQASTRAAKQALIVTTAGGLAMLVGIVMIGHTAGTYSLGEVVRHPITSPVVTAGIVLLLVGAISKSALIPFHFWLPGAMVAPTPISAYLHAAAMVKAGVYLVARLAPGYADLPAWQWIVLVLGGGTMLLGAFRATRQNDLKLLLAYGTVSQLGFLVLLLGYGSAGATLAGLTLVVAHALFKSSLFLTVGTIDHSVGTRDIRRLVGVRGHMPVLAIFATLSAMSMAGLPVLIGFVGKEAALGAVLHPVDGWWSLQGMAGVAVVLGSVLTMAYSTRFVWGAFTDGARPPTGKPTPPRWHKPTWVLVGIPSLLSLGGLVLGLTSTRLEGVLETHTTTVEHVADAHEVHLGLWHGVSLPLLVSIGIWALGLAWWWGQARRPVEVPVPLFPFDAGRTYHHIMRGVDRVALEVTGFMQRGSLPVLLGTIFTVVVVLPGLTLVTRQISWPDEVRWFDSPSQVLTGALVVLAAYLATRARRRLRAVFLVSVTGYGTALLFLLHGAPDLALTQLLVETVTLVVLVLVLRRLSGRFPDDPTRLTRRVRALLGISVGTMVGVLAALAAGSRVHEPAGVDLAERSVDYGGGSNIVNVILVDVRAWDTMGELSVVLATATGVASLIFLRDDNMQRATRGILRARSRWAGGRVEPDAEPVTPSGTSWIAGTDVLDPDRRSTILEIVTHLVFHTIMLWSVYLLFSGHNDPGGGFAAGIVAGLALCLRYLAGYGAELRAALPVRPAALLGSGLGIAAGSAALPMLLGSPPLRSWVTDLHIPLLGEVHVVTSLLFDLGVYLVVIGLMLDILRSFGSGIDDQIRDEREQQAEREEVRA, from the coding sequence GTGATCGTTGCCCTCCTCGTGCTGCACCTGGGGGCTGCGATCGTGGCCCCCACCCTGGTGCGCCGCTTCGGGTCGCGCGCCTTCGCGCCCGTCGCCCTGGCCCCCGCGGCGACCGCGGTCTGGGCCGCGACGCAGCTGGGCGCCGCCCGCGACGGGGAGGGCTACACCGAACGCTTCGCCTGGGTCCCCGACCTCGGCATGGACCTGGTCTTCCGGATGGACGTCCTGGCGTGGGTCCTCACCCTCGTCGTGTCCGGCGTGGGTGCCCTCGTCCTGCTCTACTGCGCCCACTACGTCGACTCCGACGGCGAGAACAACGTCGCTCTCCTGGCCGCCAGCCTCGTCGGCTTCGCAGGCGCGATGCTCGGCCTCGTAACGTCCGACAACCTCCTGCTGCTCTACGTCTTCTGGGAGATCACGACCGTCCTGTCCTACCTGCTCATCGGCTACCTGTCGACGAGCCAGGCCAGCACCCGGGCGGCCAAGCAGGCGCTCATCGTCACGACCGCGGGTGGTCTGGCGATGCTCGTCGGCATCGTGATGATCGGGCACACGGCGGGCACCTACAGCCTCGGCGAGGTCGTGCGGCACCCGATCACCTCCCCGGTGGTCACCGCCGGGATCGTGCTCCTCCTCGTGGGCGCGATCAGCAAGTCGGCCCTGATCCCCTTCCACTTCTGGCTGCCGGGCGCGATGGTGGCACCAACACCCATCAGCGCCTACCTGCACGCCGCGGCGATGGTCAAGGCCGGCGTCTACCTCGTCGCGCGCCTCGCCCCGGGGTATGCCGACCTGCCGGCCTGGCAGTGGATCGTCCTGGTGCTGGGCGGCGGCACGATGCTGCTCGGCGCGTTCCGCGCCACGCGGCAGAACGACCTCAAGCTGCTCCTGGCCTACGGCACGGTCAGCCAGCTCGGCTTCCTCGTGCTGCTGCTGGGCTACGGCAGCGCCGGGGCCACCCTGGCCGGACTGACGCTGGTCGTCGCGCACGCGCTCTTCAAGTCCTCGCTCTTCCTCACGGTGGGCACGATCGACCACTCGGTCGGGACCCGCGACATCCGTCGCCTCGTCGGCGTCCGGGGGCACATGCCGGTGCTGGCGATCTTTGCCACGCTGTCGGCGATGTCGATGGCCGGGCTCCCCGTGCTGATCGGCTTCGTCGGCAAGGAGGCCGCGCTGGGCGCCGTCCTCCACCCCGTCGACGGCTGGTGGTCGCTGCAGGGGATGGCCGGCGTCGCCGTCGTCCTCGGGTCGGTCCTCACCATGGCCTACTCGACCCGATTCGTCTGGGGCGCCTTCACCGACGGTGCGCGCCCGCCGACCGGCAAGCCGACCCCGCCCCGCTGGCACAAGCCCACCTGGGTGCTCGTCGGCATACCCTCGCTGCTCTCGCTGGGCGGCCTCGTGCTGGGCCTCACCTCGACCCGCCTCGAGGGCGTGCTCGAGACGCACACCACCACCGTCGAGCACGTCGCCGACGCCCACGAGGTGCACCTGGGGCTGTGGCACGGCGTGAGCCTGCCGCTGCTGGTCTCGATCGGCATCTGGGCGCTCGGCCTCGCGTGGTGGTGGGGCCAGGCACGCCGCCCGGTCGAGGTGCCGGTGCCGCTCTTCCCCTTCGACGCCGGCCGGACCTACCACCACATCATGCGTGGCGTGGACCGCGTGGCGCTCGAGGTCACCGGCTTCATGCAGCGCGGTTCGCTGCCGGTGCTGCTGGGCACGATCTTCACCGTCGTCGTCGTCCTGCCGGGCCTGACCCTGGTCACGCGGCAGATCAGCTGGCCCGACGAGGTGCGCTGGTTCGACTCCCCGTCGCAGGTGCTCACCGGCGCGCTGGTCGTCCTGGCCGCCTACCTCGCCACCCGCGCCCGCCGCCGGCTGCGCGCCGTCTTCCTGGTCAGCGTCACCGGCTACGGCACCGCCCTGCTGTTCCTGCTCCATGGGGCGCCCGACCTGGCCCTGACCCAGCTGCTCGTCGAGACCGTGACGCTCGTCGTGCTCGTCCTCGTGCTGCGCCGGCTGTCCGGGCGCTTCCCCGACGACCCGACCAGGCTCACCCGCCGGGTGCGCGCGCTGCTCGGCATCTCCGTCGGCACCATGGTCGGTGTCCTCGCGGCGCTGGCGGCCGGGTCCCGGGTGCACGAGCCCGCCGGCGTCGACCTGGCCGAGCGCTCCGTCGACTACGGCGGCGGCTCCAACATCGTCAACGTCATCCTCGTCGACGTCCGCGCCTGGGACACCATGGGCGAGCTGTCGGTCGTGCTGGCGACGGCGACCGGTGTCGCGAGCCTCATCTTCCTCCGCGACGACAACATGCAGCGCGCCACCCGCGGCATCCTGCGCGCCCGCTCCCGCTGGGCCGGTGGCCGGGTGGAGCCCGACGCCGAGCCGGTGACCCCCTCGGGCACCTCCTGGATCGCGGGCACCGACGTGCTCGACCCGGACCGGCGCTCGACGATCCTGGAGATCGTCACCCACCTGGTCTTCCACACGATCATGCTGTGGTCGGTCTACCTGCTCTTCTCCGGTCACAACGACCCCGGCGGCGGTTTCGCCGCGGGCATCGTCGCCGGCCTGGCGCTGTGCCTGCGCTACCTCGCGGGCTACGGCGCCGAGCTGCGGGCCGCGCTGCCGGTGCGCCCCGCCGCGCTGCTGGGCTCCGGCCTGGGCATCGCCGCGGGCTCCGCCGCGCTGCCGATGCTGCTGGGCTCGCCCCCGCTGCGCAGCTGGGTCACCGACCTGCACATCCCGCTGCTGGGTGAGGTCCACGTCGTGACCTCGCTGCTCTTCGACCTCGGCGTCTACCTCGTCGTCATCGGGCTGATGCTCGACATCCTCCGCAGCTTCGGCTCCGGCATCGACGACCAGATCCGCGACGAGCGGGAGCAGCAGGCCGAGCGGGAGGAGGTGCGCGCGTGA
- a CDS encoding Na(+)/H(+) antiporter subunit C, with translation MSPNITTIVVASALIATGTYLFLSRSLVRALMGFLLLGNGANLLFIVASGPAGAPPIVDGSDAPMADPVPQALVLTAIVITLGMTAFVLALAHRGRQLSGVDLVSDDTESARIHARAEADDTGSPSARDVAEQIAAEGERTESKYHRDDVAEAGGLVGAASGTGDSGDAPLADPDDDHDVSAGDDAPGGGNPVPEPDPATDEGERP, from the coding sequence GTGAGCCCCAACATCACGACGATCGTCGTCGCCTCCGCCCTCATCGCGACCGGCACCTACCTGTTCCTGTCGCGATCCCTCGTCCGTGCGCTCATGGGCTTCCTGCTCCTGGGCAATGGCGCCAACCTGCTCTTCATCGTCGCCTCCGGCCCCGCCGGTGCACCTCCGATCGTCGACGGCTCCGACGCCCCGATGGCCGACCCGGTCCCGCAGGCGCTGGTGCTGACCGCGATCGTCATCACGCTCGGCATGACCGCCTTCGTGCTCGCGCTGGCCCACCGCGGCCGCCAGCTCTCCGGCGTCGACCTCGTCAGCGACGACACCGAGTCGGCGCGCATCCACGCCCGCGCGGAGGCCGACGACACCGGCAGCCCCTCGGCGCGCGACGTCGCCGAGCAGATCGCGGCCGAGGGCGAGCGGACCGAGAGCAAGTACCACCGTGACGACGTGGCCGAGGCGGGCGGCCTGGTGGGCGCGGCCTCCGGCACCGGCGACTCCGGCGACGCCCCGCTCGCCGATCCCGACGACGACCACGACGTGAGCGCCGGGGACGACGCCCCCGGCGGTGGCAACCCGGTGCCCGAGCCCGACCCGGCGACCGACGAGGGGGAGCGCCCGTGA
- a CDS encoding Na+/H+ antiporter subunit D, whose product MVPLLVVLPLVGAGLALAAAGRTWVQRTVSMTVLSCMLVLAGVLLWAADQQGAQVVYVGGWLPWEGVVLVVDRIAALMVIVSTTVTMSVLGYSIGQGASSFDDESDGHSPLPVFHPTILVLAAGVTTTFISGDLFHIYVGFEMLLAASFVLLTLGGTAERVRAGTTYVLVSLLSSLIFLMAISMVYSSTGTINLALLAQRIGDLPSGTIAVMQLMLLIGFAVKAAVFPMSGWLPDSYPTAPAPITAVFAGLLTKVGIYAMIRVQTLLFPSSRLDDLLLWASLLTMVVGILGAIVQDDIKRMLSFTLVSHIGYMLFGIAVGSTAGLAAAIFYVVHHILIQTTLFLVTGLIERVGGSSDTSRLGNLARISPVVGILFFIPAMNLGGIPPFTGFLGKVGLLQAGVQDGGWLAMTVVVGSVLTSLLTLYAVARVWGRAFWSENPEGITGSGPIRGGHHEALGLGVLVPTSTLVAITVGLTVVAGPLYDITTRAAVDLMLRQPYLEAVLGPGVTL is encoded by the coding sequence ATGGTGCCGCTGCTCGTCGTGCTTCCCCTGGTCGGCGCCGGCCTGGCCCTGGCGGCCGCGGGCCGCACCTGGGTGCAGCGCACCGTGAGCATGACCGTCCTGAGCTGCATGCTCGTGCTCGCCGGCGTCCTGCTCTGGGCCGCCGACCAGCAGGGCGCACAGGTCGTCTACGTCGGCGGGTGGCTTCCCTGGGAGGGCGTGGTCCTGGTCGTGGACCGCATCGCGGCCCTCATGGTCATCGTCTCGACGACCGTGACGATGAGCGTCCTCGGCTACTCGATCGGCCAGGGCGCGAGCTCCTTCGACGACGAGAGCGACGGCCACTCGCCGCTGCCCGTCTTCCACCCCACGATCCTCGTCCTCGCCGCGGGCGTCACGACGACCTTCATCTCCGGGGACCTGTTCCACATCTACGTCGGCTTCGAGATGCTGCTGGCCGCGAGCTTCGTGCTGCTGACGCTGGGTGGCACCGCCGAGCGCGTCCGGGCCGGCACGACCTACGTGCTGGTCTCGCTGCTCTCCTCGCTGATCTTCCTCATGGCGATCAGCATGGTCTACAGCTCGACCGGCACCATCAACCTCGCCCTGCTGGCGCAGCGGATCGGCGACCTGCCCTCGGGCACCATCGCGGTCATGCAGCTCATGCTGCTCATCGGCTTCGCGGTCAAGGCGGCGGTCTTCCCGATGTCGGGATGGCTGCCCGACTCCTACCCGACCGCCCCCGCGCCGATCACGGCCGTCTTCGCCGGCCTGCTCACCAAGGTCGGGATCTACGCGATGATCCGCGTGCAGACGCTGCTCTTCCCGAGCTCGCGCCTCGACGACCTGCTGCTGTGGGCCTCGCTGCTGACCATGGTGGTGGGCATCCTCGGTGCGATCGTCCAGGACGACATCAAGCGGATGCTCTCGTTCACGCTCGTCAGCCACATCGGCTACATGCTCTTCGGCATCGCGGTGGGCTCGACCGCCGGCCTGGCGGCCGCGATCTTCTACGTCGTCCACCACATCCTCATCCAGACCACGCTCTTCCTGGTCACCGGCCTCATCGAGCGCGTCGGCGGCTCCAGCGACACCAGTCGCCTCGGCAACCTGGCGCGGATCTCCCCGGTGGTAGGCATCCTCTTCTTCATCCCGGCGATGAACCTCGGCGGCATCCCGCCCTTCACCGGTTTCCTCGGCAAGGTCGGCCTCCTCCAGGCCGGCGTGCAGGACGGCGGCTGGCTGGCGATGACCGTGGTGGTCGGCTCGGTGCTCACCTCGCTGCTCACCCTGTATGCCGTCGCCCGGGTCTGGGGCCGCGCCTTCTGGTCCGAGAACCCCGAGGGCATCACCGGCAGCGGCCCGATCCGCGGCGGTCACCACGAGGCGCTCGGCCTCGGCGTCCTGGTCCCGACCAGCACCCTGGTCGCCATCACGGTCGGGCTGACGGTGGTGGCCGGGCCGCTCTACGACATCACCACGCGGGCGGCGGTCGACCTGATGCTGCGCCAGCCCTACCTCGAGGCCGTCCTCGGACCGGGGGTGACGTTGTGA
- a CDS encoding Na+/H+ antiporter subunit E — protein MNTIARRRISIGSVLWLTAVWVLLWGAPDPLTVVGGAAVAALVLLLFPLPRVQVRFVVRPLATMVLMGRFLYDLVVASLEVSWLAIRHGPTTRGAVMDIELAGDEELLQTITAEMVALVPGTVVIDLEPHERLLTLHALDVTTLRQAQMVRRRVLAQEARVLRAFHPDPNSVLDPRRRPPVPALAQVQSDETVGGVRDSLRDATTEEER, from the coding sequence GTGAACACCATCGCCCGCCGTCGGATCTCCATCGGCTCGGTCCTGTGGCTCACCGCCGTGTGGGTCCTGCTGTGGGGCGCCCCCGATCCGCTCACCGTCGTCGGCGGGGCGGCGGTGGCCGCTCTCGTGCTGCTGCTCTTCCCGCTGCCGCGGGTCCAGGTGCGCTTCGTCGTGCGTCCCCTGGCCACGATGGTGCTGATGGGCCGCTTCCTCTACGACCTCGTCGTCGCCTCGCTCGAGGTGTCCTGGCTGGCGATCCGGCACGGTCCCACGACCCGGGGCGCGGTGATGGACATCGAGCTCGCCGGAGACGAGGAGCTGCTCCAGACGATCACCGCCGAGATGGTCGCCCTCGTCCCCGGCACCGTCGTCATCGACCTCGAGCCGCACGAGCGGCTGCTCACCCTGCACGCCCTCGACGTCACCACGTTGCGGCAGGCGCAGATGGTGCGCCGCCGGGTGCTCGCGCAGGAGGCGCGCGTGCTGCGGGCCTTCCACCCCGACCCCAACTCCGTGCTCGACCCGCGGCGCCGCCCGCCCGTGCCCGCGCTGGCCCAGGTGCAGAGCGACGAGACCGTCGGGGGTGTGCGGGACTCCCTGCGCGACGCGACCACGGAGGAGGAGCGATGA
- a CDS encoding monovalent cation/H+ antiporter complex subunit F gives MSLDLVETVLAWMIGGLLALSALLVLIRITIGPSVLDRVVGSDTLVSIVICSLGAQAALTDGSTTLPLLISLSLVGFMGSVAVARFVAKDRDPEVPK, from the coding sequence ATGAGCCTGGACCTGGTCGAGACCGTGCTGGCGTGGATGATCGGTGGCCTCCTCGCCCTCTCCGCCCTGCTCGTGCTCATCCGCATCACCATCGGCCCGAGCGTGCTGGACCGCGTCGTCGGCTCGGACACGCTCGTCTCGATCGTCATCTGCTCCCTCGGCGCCCAGGCGGCGCTGACCGACGGCTCGACGACGCTGCCGCTGCTCATCTCGCTCTCGCTCGTCGGCTTCATGGGCTCGGTGGCGGTGGCGCGCTTCGTGGCCAAGGACCGTGACCCGGAGGTGCCGAAGTGA
- the mnhG gene encoding monovalent cation/H(+) antiporter subunit G produces MSWTTVADLLGLVFLLMGAMLCLVAGIGLLRFPDLLTRMHAGTKPQVLGVLLVILGVGLRTRSGLDVGMLVLIGVFQLLTIPAGAHMVGRAGFRTGQVELADIHLGSRGRRLQPGAAPPGPSPAAGGQSGTGMPDRPQG; encoded by the coding sequence GTGAGCTGGACCACCGTCGCGGACCTCCTCGGTCTCGTCTTCCTCCTCATGGGGGCCATGCTCTGCCTCGTGGCCGGAATCGGCCTGCTCCGCTTCCCCGATCTGCTGACCCGCATGCACGCCGGCACCAAGCCGCAGGTGCTGGGTGTCCTCCTCGTCATCCTCGGCGTGGGCCTGCGCACCCGCTCGGGTCTCGACGTCGGGATGCTCGTGCTCATCGGCGTCTTCCAGCTGCTGACGATCCCCGCCGGAGCCCACATGGTGGGCCGCGCGGGCTTCCGCACCGGCCAGGTCGAGCTGGCCGACATCCACCTCGGCAGCCGCGGACGGCGCCTCCAGCCGGGCGCGGCCCCGCCCGGCCCGAGCCCGGCGGCGGGCGGCCAGTCCGGCACCGGTATGCCGGACCGCCCGCAGGGCTGA
- a CDS encoding MATE family efflux transporter — protein sequence MRREVLRLAVPAFLALVAEPMFLLADSAIVGYLGTAPLAGLGVASGILLTAVNIFVFLAYGTTAVVSRRLGAGDQKGAVSAGVDGMWLALVLGVVAAAAIAIWAGPLVAVFGTSPEASAEAVTYLRISALGIPPMLVVLAATGVLRGMLDTQTPLVVATVGFTVNALLSLFLVHGVGWGIGGAAWGSVIAQTGMGLALAWVVVRGARQIDASLAFTPAGVLRSAIDGVPLLVRTLALRAVLLVTTWVAAGLGVAELAAHQVAMTVWGALAFALDALAIAAQALTGRALGAGDVAGTRAVTWMMVRWSVWFGLGLGVLIVALHRVIPLGFSSDDAVRTALALTLLVVAVGQPIAGIAFVLDGVLIGAGDARWLAVAQTVFLVAYLPMVLAVWFSGVDGRAGLIWLWIAFTGYMAVRTAGLLWRARGDAWMVTGAAR from the coding sequence ATGCGTCGCGAGGTGCTCCGGCTGGCCGTCCCCGCCTTCCTCGCCCTCGTCGCCGAGCCGATGTTCCTGCTCGCGGACTCCGCGATCGTCGGCTACCTCGGCACCGCCCCGCTCGCCGGCCTCGGCGTGGCCAGCGGCATCCTGCTCACCGCGGTCAACATCTTCGTCTTCCTCGCCTACGGCACCACCGCGGTCGTGTCCCGCCGCCTGGGCGCCGGCGACCAGAAGGGTGCCGTCAGCGCCGGTGTCGACGGCATGTGGCTGGCCCTGGTCCTCGGGGTGGTGGCGGCCGCGGCCATCGCGATCTGGGCCGGTCCCCTCGTCGCCGTCTTCGGCACCTCCCCCGAGGCCAGCGCGGAGGCGGTCACCTACCTGCGCATCTCGGCCCTCGGCATACCGCCGATGCTCGTGGTGCTCGCGGCTACCGGCGTGCTGCGCGGGATGCTCGACACCCAGACCCCGCTCGTCGTCGCGACCGTCGGGTTCACCGTCAACGCCCTCCTCTCGCTCTTCCTCGTCCACGGGGTCGGGTGGGGCATCGGCGGTGCCGCCTGGGGCTCGGTCATCGCCCAGACGGGTATGGGGCTCGCGCTCGCCTGGGTGGTCGTCCGCGGCGCCCGGCAGATCGACGCCTCGCTGGCCTTCACGCCCGCCGGCGTGCTCCGCTCGGCGATCGACGGCGTGCCCCTGCTGGTGCGCACGCTCGCGCTGCGCGCGGTCCTCCTCGTCACCACCTGGGTGGCCGCCGGTCTCGGCGTCGCCGAGCTCGCCGCGCACCAGGTCGCGATGACCGTCTGGGGCGCGCTGGCCTTCGCCCTCGACGCCCTGGCGATCGCCGCCCAGGCGCTGACCGGACGTGCACTGGGTGCCGGCGACGTCGCGGGCACCCGTGCGGTGACCTGGATGATGGTGCGCTGGAGCGTCTGGTTCGGGCTCGGCCTCGGCGTCCTGATCGTTGCCCTGCACCGGGTGATCCCGCTGGGCTTCTCCAGCGACGACGCGGTCCGCACCGCCCTGGCGCTGACCTTGCTCGTGGTGGCCGTCGGGCAGCCGATCGCAGGGATCGCCTTCGTCCTGGACGGCGTCCTCATCGGCGCCGGCGACGCCCGCTGGCTGGCCGTCGCCCAGACCGTCTTCCTCGTCGCCTACCTGCCGATGGTGCTCGCCGTCTGGTTCTCCGGCGTCGACGGGCGGGCCGGGCTGATCTGGCTCTGGATCGCCTTCACCGGCTACATGGCCGTGCGCACGGCCGGGCTGCTCTGGCGGGCGCGCGGCGACGCCTGGATGGTGACCGGCGCTGCCCGCTGA
- the dnaB gene encoding replicative DNA helicase, with amino-acid sequence MSLSELEQAYGTPEAPGEDRLPPQDVAAEMSAIGAMLLSKDAIGECSEIVKAADFYRPAHERIFEAIIDLFSRGEPVDAITVADELTKRGDLARVGGTAYLHQLIAQVPTAANASYYAEIVAERAILRRLVEAGTRIVQIGYGGGDVEEVVNAAQAEVFAVADRRGGEDYHAIGDLIQPTTDEIEHNASSTGEMVGVPTGFTDLDELTNGLHPGQMIIVAARPAVGKSTFALDIARAAAIHARMPAVVFSLEMSRTEITMRLLSAESEIPLQNMRKGNMRDRDWTRLAETQGRIHDAPLFIDDSPNMSLMEIRAKCRRLKQQHNLKLVIVDYLQLMSSGKRVESRQQEVAEFSRALKLLAKELEVPLIALSQLNRGPEQRTDKKPQMSDLRESGSIEQDADVVILLHRESLYERESQREGEADVIVAKHRNGPTDTIVVAFQGHYSRFTNMASNF; translated from the coding sequence ATGTCGCTGAGCGAGCTGGAGCAGGCCTACGGGACCCCGGAGGCTCCCGGGGAGGACCGGCTCCCGCCGCAGGACGTGGCCGCCGAGATGAGCGCCATCGGCGCGATGCTGCTGTCCAAGGACGCGATCGGCGAGTGCTCCGAGATCGTCAAGGCCGCGGACTTCTACCGGCCCGCGCACGAGCGTATCTTCGAGGCGATCATCGACCTCTTCTCGCGCGGCGAGCCCGTCGACGCGATCACCGTGGCCGACGAGCTGACCAAGCGGGGCGACCTGGCACGCGTCGGTGGCACCGCCTACCTTCACCAGCTCATCGCCCAGGTGCCGACGGCGGCCAACGCCTCCTACTACGCCGAGATCGTGGCCGAGCGGGCGATCCTGCGCCGCCTCGTCGAGGCCGGCACGCGCATCGTGCAGATCGGCTACGGCGGCGGTGACGTCGAGGAGGTCGTCAACGCGGCCCAGGCCGAGGTCTTCGCGGTCGCCGACCGCCGCGGCGGCGAGGACTACCACGCCATCGGCGACCTCATCCAGCCCACGACCGACGAGATCGAGCACAACGCGTCCTCGACCGGCGAGATGGTCGGCGTGCCCACCGGGTTCACCGACCTGGACGAGCTGACCAACGGCCTGCACCCCGGTCAGATGATCATCGTCGCGGCACGACCCGCCGTCGGAAAGTCGACGTTCGCGCTGGATATCGCGCGGGCCGCCGCGATCCACGCCCGCATGCCCGCCGTCGTCTTCTCGCTGGAGATGAGCCGCACCGAGATCACCATGCGTCTGCTGTCGGCGGAGTCGGAGATCCCGCTGCAGAACATGCGCAAGGGCAACATGCGCGACCGCGACTGGACCCGCCTGGCGGAGACCCAGGGCCGCATCCACGACGCGCCGCTGTTCATCGACGACTCGCCCAACATGTCGCTGATGGAGATCCGCGCCAAGTGCCGGCGCCTCAAGCAGCAGCACAACCTCAAGCTCGTCATCGTCGACTACCTCCAGCTGATGAGCTCGGGCAAGCGCGTCGAGTCGCGCCAGCAGGAGGTCGCGGAGTTCAGCCGTGCCCTCAAGCTGCTCGCCAAGGAGCTCGAGGTGCCGCTTATCGCGCTCTCCCAGCTGAATCGTGGTCCCGAGCAGCGCACCGACAAGAAGCCGCAGATGAGCGACCTGCGCGAGTCCGGCTCGATCGAGCAGGACGCCGACGTCGTCATCCTGCTGCACCGCGAGTCGCTCTACGAGCGCGAGTCGCAGCGCGAGGGCGAGGCCGACGTGATCGTGGCCAAGCACCGAAACGGCCCGACCGACACGATCGTCGTCGCCTTCCAGGGTCACTACAGCCGGTTCACCAACATGGCGAGCAACTTCTAG